From Ipomoea triloba cultivar NCNSP0323 chromosome 5, ASM357664v1, the proteins below share one genomic window:
- the LOC116020980 gene encoding putative nitric oxide synthase isoform X2, giving the protein MKMAPKPFSLSSLSSLTPFPLPNHKQNITRIRIRKPEVITCTQSWTEPEGTGAAAPTRGDMFIQRQQSVSALEAVKAATKKKKSKKEKLMKFSTLAPSCYGCGAPLQTSEIDAPGYVDKETYDLKKKHHQLRTILCGRCQLLSHGHMITAVGGNGGYSGGKQFVSAEELREKLSHLRHEKALVVKLVDIVDFNGSFLARVRDLAGANPIILVVTKVDLLPKETDLNCVGDWVVESTTKKKLNVLSVHLTSSKSLVGIAGVVSEIQKEKKGRDVYILGSANVGKSAFINALLKMMSYKDPVAAAARKYKPIQSAVPGTTLGPIPIDAFLGSGKMYDTPGVHLHHRQAAVVHSEDLPALAPRSRLRAQVFPLALDEQMTYQVQSSGLTGFSIFWGGLVRMDVLKVLPETCLTFYGPKALQIHMVPTEEADEFYHRELGILLTPPTGKEKADGWMGLETKRHLQLKYDNIERPACDVAISGLGWVSVEPVGISLKQSGRIIEETVGELDLAVHVPKPVEIFVRPPMPVGKAGAEWYDYRELTETEEEVRPKWYF; this is encoded by the exons ATGAAAATGGCGCCTAAAcccttctctctctcctccCTCTCCTCCCTCACTCCGTTCCCTCTCCCTAACCATAAACAGAATATCACCAGGATCCGAATCCGTAAACCCGAAGTCATCACCTGCACACAGTCATGGACCGAACCCGAGGGGACCGGAGCTGCGGCTCCGACACGAGGAGATATGTTCATTCAGCGCCAGCAATCCGTGTCTGCTTTGGAAGCCGTGAAAGCCGCGACGAAGAAGAAAAAGTCAAAGAAGGAGAAGCTCATGAAATTCTCGACTTTGGCTCCGAGCTGTTACGGGTGCGGAGCTCCATTACAGACATCCGAAATCGATGCTCCGGGCTATGTTGACAAGGAAACCTATGATTTG AAGAAGAAACATCATCAGCTTAGAACAATTCTTTGTGGAAGGTGCCAACTATTGTCTCATGGCCACATGATTACTGCTGTAGGTGGAAATGGAGGTTATTCTGGTGGGAAGCAATTTGTTTCAGCTGAAGAGCTTCGTGAAAAATTATCCCATTTGCGCCATGAGAAAGCTTTGGTTGTCAAACTG GTTGATATTGTAGACTTCAATGGCAGCTTTTTGGCTCGTGTCCGAGATCTTGCTGGTGCAAATCCTATAATACTTGTTGTGACTAAG GTGGATCTTCTTCCGAAAGAAACAGATCTTAATTGTGTTGGTGATTGGGTTGTTGAGTCTACAACAAAAAAGAAGCTTAA TGTTCTGAGTGTTCATTTAACAAGTTCAAAATCATTAGTTGGCATTGCTGGAGTGGTGTCAGAAATCCAAAAAGAGAAGAAG GGAAGGGACGTTTACATCCTG GGTTCAGCCAATGttggaaaatctgcatttaTCAATGCTTTGTTAA AGATGATGTCATATAAGGACCCAGTTGCAGCTGCTGCAAGAAAGTACAAACCAATTCAATCAGCTGTCCCTGGAACTACTTTGGGTCCAATACCGATTGATGCTTTCCTTGGTAGTGGT AAAATGTATGACACGCCTGGGGTCCATCTCCATCACAGACAAGCTGCAGTGGTTCATTCAGAAGATCTACCTGCTCTTGCTCCTCGAAGTCGGCTTCGTGCCCAAGTTTTCCCA TTGGCATTAGACGAACAGATGACATATCAAGTTCAATCAAGCGGTTTAACTGGATTCTCAATATTCTGGGGAGGTCTTGTGAGAATGGATGTTTTGAAG GTTCTTCCAGAGACGTGTTTGACGTTTTATGGACCCAAAGCTTTGCAAATTCACATGGTGCCTACTGAAGAAGCAGATGAGTTTTACCAT AGAGAACTCGGAATTCTATTGACCCCCCCTACAGGGAAAGAAAAGGCAGACGGCTGGATGGGACTCGAAACAAAACGCCACTTACAATTGAAGTATGACAACATAGAAAG ACCTGCATGTGATGTTGCCATATCAGGTCTAGGATGGGTTTCCGTCGAACCTGTTGGCATATCACTCAAACAGTCTGGTAGAATTATAGAAGAAACAGTTGGAGAGCTGGATTTGGCTGTGCATGTTCCTAAGCCAGTCGAGATTTTTGTTCGGCCACCAATGCCGGTTGGGAAAGCTGGAGCGGAATGGTACGACTACAGGGAGTTGACAGAGACCGAAGAAGAAGTCAGGCCGAAATGGTATTTCTAA
- the LOC116020980 gene encoding putative nitric oxide synthase isoform X1, protein MKMAPKPFSLSSLSSLTPFPLPNHKQNITRIRIRKPEVITCTQSWTEPEGTGAAAPTRGDMFIQRQQSVSALEAVKAATKKKKSKKEKLMKFSTLAPSCYGCGAPLQTSEIDAPGYVDKETYDLKKKHHQLRTILCGRCQLLSHGHMITAVGGNGGYSGGKQFVSAEELREKLSHLRHEKALVVKLVDIVDFNGSFLARVRDLAGANPIILVVTKVDLLPKETDLNCVGDWVVESTTKKKLNVLSVHLTSSKSLVGIAGVVSEIQKEKKGRDVYILGSANVGKSAFINALLKMMSYKDPVAAAARKYKPIQSAVPGTTLGPIPIDAFLGSGKMYDTPGVHLHHRQAAVVHSEDLPALAPRSRLRAQVFPNSQLALDEQMTYQVQSSGLTGFSIFWGGLVRMDVLKVLPETCLTFYGPKALQIHMVPTEEADEFYHRELGILLTPPTGKEKADGWMGLETKRHLQLKYDNIERPACDVAISGLGWVSVEPVGISLKQSGRIIEETVGELDLAVHVPKPVEIFVRPPMPVGKAGAEWYDYRELTETEEEVRPKWYF, encoded by the exons ATGAAAATGGCGCCTAAAcccttctctctctcctccCTCTCCTCCCTCACTCCGTTCCCTCTCCCTAACCATAAACAGAATATCACCAGGATCCGAATCCGTAAACCCGAAGTCATCACCTGCACACAGTCATGGACCGAACCCGAGGGGACCGGAGCTGCGGCTCCGACACGAGGAGATATGTTCATTCAGCGCCAGCAATCCGTGTCTGCTTTGGAAGCCGTGAAAGCCGCGACGAAGAAGAAAAAGTCAAAGAAGGAGAAGCTCATGAAATTCTCGACTTTGGCTCCGAGCTGTTACGGGTGCGGAGCTCCATTACAGACATCCGAAATCGATGCTCCGGGCTATGTTGACAAGGAAACCTATGATTTG AAGAAGAAACATCATCAGCTTAGAACAATTCTTTGTGGAAGGTGCCAACTATTGTCTCATGGCCACATGATTACTGCTGTAGGTGGAAATGGAGGTTATTCTGGTGGGAAGCAATTTGTTTCAGCTGAAGAGCTTCGTGAAAAATTATCCCATTTGCGCCATGAGAAAGCTTTGGTTGTCAAACTG GTTGATATTGTAGACTTCAATGGCAGCTTTTTGGCTCGTGTCCGAGATCTTGCTGGTGCAAATCCTATAATACTTGTTGTGACTAAG GTGGATCTTCTTCCGAAAGAAACAGATCTTAATTGTGTTGGTGATTGGGTTGTTGAGTCTACAACAAAAAAGAAGCTTAA TGTTCTGAGTGTTCATTTAACAAGTTCAAAATCATTAGTTGGCATTGCTGGAGTGGTGTCAGAAATCCAAAAAGAGAAGAAG GGAAGGGACGTTTACATCCTG GGTTCAGCCAATGttggaaaatctgcatttaTCAATGCTTTGTTAA AGATGATGTCATATAAGGACCCAGTTGCAGCTGCTGCAAGAAAGTACAAACCAATTCAATCAGCTGTCCCTGGAACTACTTTGGGTCCAATACCGATTGATGCTTTCCTTGGTAGTGGT AAAATGTATGACACGCCTGGGGTCCATCTCCATCACAGACAAGCTGCAGTGGTTCATTCAGAAGATCTACCTGCTCTTGCTCCTCGAAGTCGGCTTCGTGCCCAAGTTTTCCCA AACTCTCAGTTGGCATTAGACGAACAGATGACATATCAAGTTCAATCAAGCGGTTTAACTGGATTCTCAATATTCTGGGGAGGTCTTGTGAGAATGGATGTTTTGAAG GTTCTTCCAGAGACGTGTTTGACGTTTTATGGACCCAAAGCTTTGCAAATTCACATGGTGCCTACTGAAGAAGCAGATGAGTTTTACCAT AGAGAACTCGGAATTCTATTGACCCCCCCTACAGGGAAAGAAAAGGCAGACGGCTGGATGGGACTCGAAACAAAACGCCACTTACAATTGAAGTATGACAACATAGAAAG ACCTGCATGTGATGTTGCCATATCAGGTCTAGGATGGGTTTCCGTCGAACCTGTTGGCATATCACTCAAACAGTCTGGTAGAATTATAGAAGAAACAGTTGGAGAGCTGGATTTGGCTGTGCATGTTCCTAAGCCAGTCGAGATTTTTGTTCGGCCACCAATGCCGGTTGGGAAAGCTGGAGCGGAATGGTACGACTACAGGGAGTTGACAGAGACCGAAGAAGAAGTCAGGCCGAAATGGTATTTCTAA